In the genome of Ferrovibrio terrae, the window CAGCATCTTCTTGACGAAATCCTTGGCCTTGGCCTGATCGCCCTTGTTCTGCTCCAGCGCGAAGGCATAGGCGGCCAGATAGGTGTAGCGCGCATTGCCCGAGGTCTTCGGATTGGGGAAGACCGACTTCACGTCGGCGCGGACCAGATCGCTCCAGTCCTTCACATTCTTCGGATTGCCCTTGCGCACCAGGAAAGCCGGCAGCGAATAGTAGGGCGAGGCGTTGTTGGGGAATTTTTTCTGCCAGTCTTTGGCGACGAAATTCTTGTCGGCCAGCACCTGCACATCGGTGAACTGGTTGAAGGTCACCACATCGGCCTGCAGGCCCTCCATGATCGACCGCGCCTGGCGCGAGGTGCCGGCATGCGACTGCTTGATCTCGATGCCCTGACCCGTCCTGGCCTTCCATTCGGCGGCGAAGACCGGATTGACCTGGGCAAACAGCTCGCGGCCGATATCGTAGGAGACATTGAGGATTTCGGCCGGGGCCTTGTCCTGCGCCATCACCGGCGCAGCGAACAACAGGGCGGCAGTGGCGAGAGAGACGATTTTTTTCATTGTCGTTTGTCCTGTGGGAGAGACGTCTGGGGAAATTAAGCGCTGGCAGCGCGTTTGGCCGTGGCAGCCGCCGCCGGACGATGCGCCGGTTCGAAGATGCGGCCGCGCAGGATTTTCAGCCGCACGGCATCGCCACGCCGCAGCGTGCGACCGCGCACGGCCTCGCGGGTCAGCTCGACCTCGACCGGCTTGTCGAGGCCGGGCAGCGCGATGTCAAAGCGGAAACTCGGCCCGTTGGAGGCGATGTCGCTGATGCGCGCGCCAGACGCCGCATCGGCCACCAGATCGATTTCATGCGGCCGCACGAACAGCGTCACCGCGCCATCGCCGGCAGCCACGCGCTCGACCGCAGACGTATCGGCATGCGGCAGCACCAGGCGGCCATTGTGCAGTTCGGCCGGCAGTTCGTTCACGCCGCCGAGGAAACGGGCAACGAAAGGACTGGCGGGGTGTTCGTAGATTTCGTCAGGCGTGCCGACCTGCTCGATGCGGCCTTCGCCCATCAGCACCACGCGGTCGGCCAGCTCAAACGCCTCCTCCTGGTCGTGGGTGACGAAGATGGTGGTCATGCCGAGCTGCTCATGCAGGCCGCGCAGCCAGCGGCGCAGGTCCTTGCGGATGCGTGCATCCAGCGCGCCGAACGGCTCGTCCAGCAGCAGGACCTTCGGACGGATCGCGAGTGCGCGCGCCAGTGCCACGCGCTGGCGCTGGCCACCCGACAGCTGCGCCGGATACCGCCCGCCCAGGCCCTCGATCTGCACCAGCCCGATCAGCTCGTTCACGCGGCTGCGGATCTCGGCTTCCGCCGGGCGGATATCCTTGGGCTGCACGCGCAGGCCAAAGGCGATGTTCTCGAACACCGACATATGCTGGAACAGCGCGTAATGCTGGAACACGAAGCCGACGCCGCGGCGCTGCGCCTCGAGCGACAGCCAGTCGGTGCCATCGACCTCGACCGCGCCGGTATTGGGCCAGTCGAGTCCGGCGAGAATGCGCAGCAGCGTCGTCTTGCCCGACCCCGACGCGCCCAGCAGCGCGATCAGCTCGCCCTCGGCCACCTTCAGGTCGATGCCGCGCAGCACCGGCACTTTGCCGAACTGCTTGTGGATGTCCTGGATGTCGATCGTCATGGAAATGGCCTGCTGTAAACTGTGCGGCGGAGTTTCCACACAGCTAGCGCAGGCGTCAATGGATTTAAACTGTATTTGTGCGTAATTTATTTTTAGTACAGTGAGTTATTGTTATAACTGATGTCGAGAATTTATACATCTAATTGATATTAAATAATTTTTGACTTCAGACCAGCAGCTCGAACGGGTCATGCCGGACGTCCGTGTCCGGCTCCGGCGGCAGCATACGCAGCGGCCCGGCGCGGAAATCGCTCGCGGTCAGCGTCGCCGCCAGCATCACGCAGCCGACATCATCCCCCCTGTCCGCCATGGGCAGGGCCAGGCGGTTGCAGGTGATGATATTGGGCGGATCGCCCGTGGTCAGGCCGGGCAGCTTGTAGGTGCTGCGACAGTAGACCGGCCGGCGATGCCGGATCAGTTCGGCCAGCAGGTCGCGCATATGCTGCATGTAGGCCTGATTGGTCAGGCTGCCATAAGCGGCGGCATCCATGCCTTCGGGCAGTTCGCGGAACCAGCGCGTGATCTCGGCCCCGGCGAGGCGCAGCCGGCTGAGATCGAAATCGCCCTGGGTGGTTTGCGCGACGATCAGATGCGGCAGCACAGTGCGCGGAATCGTGGCGGCATCGAGCTGCCGGATATCGGGGATGCCGCTGGTCTGGCGCAGGCTGCACCAGAAGTCATGCGCGGCACGGAGGACCGGGTTGTCGTCGAGGGTCATGGGTATCGCCCGAATTACGATACAACGAAACTAAAGCTAGGCGCTCAGACCAATTATGCTGCGCGCTTTTTCTTCGCGTGACTAACACAATCATCTACGAAGCTATCTACCTCTTCTTCATCGAGCGCTTCGAATACAATACCGCCGCCGAACTTATTGATCGCCTTCATAAACTCTCGGAAATTGTCTTGGTGTCCGATAATCCAGGACTGATCCCTCATGGCCTTGAGGACAGAGGTCGCAATACCTTGGCGGCTGGTCATCCAGATGCGTTCAACAAAGTTGCTGCGAATATCGAGAGTTTTCAAAATCAGGCTCAGCGCGCCTTCCACATCGTTCGGCATGCAGGTTTTCGCGATGTGATAATTCCACCATAACCTGGATAGGGCATGGTCATCACGGATGCCGGTCTGCGTTGACGCAAACATATGCTTGCTGATCGCTATGGGCAGCTTCTCGTCGGCCTCACCATCTAGCCAGCGCGCCTTCGAATACTCGAAAGCCTCGACATGCGACAAATGGACCCAGATGCGTTCCTCATTCGCCATAGCGGGCGTGAGGCCCGCAAGAGCTTTACCCACGATTTTAGAATTTTCGAGGTCGATGGCCGCAACCGATTGAGGCTTATTCTTGTCGAGGGTTTTGAGCAAGTCGTTGTCAAACTCAACTCCAAGAGTGATGTCCCACGACGCGTTTTCGGCTGAATCCCTGAACCCAGCTCCCTTATAGCACCCCAGATTGGAGGTGATTGAGGCCCGCAGTTCAACCAAAGCCTTGTCGGAAAGATATTTGATTTGACCGGTCACTACAGGCGCTCCATCATCGAGATCGTCTTCCTAAGCGGCGCCCTCAGAAGTTTCTGAGCGATCACTAGTGGAGACTGGTTTCGAGCAGCGGGGTCAATCCCCATATCGTCGCACTTTGCCTTGAACACACGGTACCAATGTTTGCCAGTCACGCTGGCGTCCCCGCCCTGCAGAAGCGCGACCACTTCCATCACAGCAGGCATGTAGACAGTGTTCAGCATGATGTCTTTGCCACGCGGTATCTCACGGATATTGGCCAGAGCCTTATGCGTCGTGGGCTCCGCGAAGATGGTAATCCGATCCTGCATCGGATCGACAAAAATCGTTCCGGGCTCCACGTCAGGGCTTTCTGCCAGTTCAAAGATGCTTTCAAACGGCTTGAATTTCTTTTTATCGATAGAGAAGCTAAACTCTGGGCCCAGCGCAATCACAGACCCTTTCGGCAGATTTACTGCCTCGCCAAACTCCTTATGAATCAGCGGGCTGCTGAAACTTTTTACGTCGTGAAGCGTCCAGATAACGGGGCGAAGTACTACCTTCCCGAACATTTGGGATGCGTCAAAGAACTTTTCGCTCTTTCCGAGGGGCGCCGCCTGCAGGAAGTTGAAGTAAGTGCGACGACAGACAAGGAAGTAGCCAATTGATGCACGCTGCGTCTCGACCAGGTCCGCCAGTTCTCTGGAATCCAACGCAAGTTCTGCTACAAGCTTGAGTTCACCTTCCGAAGTCATCTGCTGGATAAACTCGCAGCGAAATTCCCCGGTCACATAATCCTGCGAGTATTCGCTCAAGACCGGGTGAGGGTAACGCATGTGATCGGTGATCTTCATAAGGCGGCCTATTCAACCGGTGTGACGAAGGCGGAGGTTTCAACCGGACCCACATATGGCGTGTCGAACGTCACATCGACCGATACCCGCTCACCCTTTTTGCAATCGATCTCGACAGACGAACCATTCACAACTCCAGCAGAGACCCAAGTAATCAACAAATGTTCTGGTTTGCTGAGGCCAGTAGCTTCCACTTGGAGTGAGATTTTGCCGCTGGCGGGGGCTGTAAAGAAGAAACGTCTTTTCTGTGGAACCGATGCATCCGGGATCAGATTGCGCTCGCCCTGCAGCTCGACCGAGCGTGCTCGGGGCGTCCCTTGGGCTTAGGGTCGTTGTCGCGATCACCATCGCCTTCACCATCACCGTGGCCTTCGCCGAAGCCGGGTATATCCCCGGGCTTTTCGCTGATCGGCTGATCTCCCGGTCCGTCAACTGGCGGCTGGTCCTCGTCTTCGCTTTTGGCAGCCGCAACTGTCTTCTTCTTGGGCGGAGACTTCATGACCGGCGTAGGCTTCAGAGCCTTAGGGTCTGTCTCTGTCGCTGCATCATCTTCCTGACGTGTCTGATCTGAAGCGAAAAAGTCGCTGAGCTCATCAAGTTCGATTTTGCTCTTGGCTTCAGTCCTGGCGAGGCCTTTGAGACGTGCTCTGATTTGCTTGGCAAGCCGCTCGAATGCGCGTTGGCCCTGCTCCCTTAGAGCTGGGTCAGAAATTCTTTCCGCGGAAAGATCGTCGTGACGCGGCCCTTCGAGACGCTTGAACCACTCCCCTTCGCCTTTCCCGACCGGCTCAATGATTGCGGAAAAGTCGCGATACAATGGAAAATTCTTGAAGGGCTCATTAAAGTGGGACAGGCTTTTCGTGATGTACATACCATTTCTGATGATACCCACGGTATAATTCAGTCCATCCCGCAGCAGGACGCTCACCCGGACTTTTCCAAGCTCTGGGACATCCAATTCGCTGATGATTGTTTTTTCATCGATCAGGCAGGCATGTAAATTTTTCGCAACCTCAAAAGGTTCTGAAGCATTGAGTTGCTTTACGGCTTCAAGGATTTTCGCATCGCGAAGCATAGACTGCAGTGTGTTGCGGTTGATCTTGATCGATCCTTTATCTATCTCAAACTCCATTTCCCGCTGTTCGATTGCACAGAAAAAATTCATGATGATCGCCGCGGCCATTTCATACCGCCAGTCGGTCTTGTTGTGCCGCATGCAAATGGAAAAAATGGAGGTGCCGCGTGTTTCGCGCAGCATCCATGCTGGAATCTCTTTGGGATTGTCGAGCGGCATATAGCCTTGGAGCCTGCCCCAATAACCTTTACGGCGCCGCTGTTTTCCGGCCTTGTCTCTGTGTGAGATGAAAAGCGTTTTTCCCATGCACAGAAAATGATCGCTACCGTTCTCGTCCTTGTACTGGGTAGAGAAGAATGCGGTGTGGATGTCCGAGAGAGCAAATACTGCGTTCTTGCCGATGCCGAACGAGCCACCCGAACTGATGTCTTCCTTGGTACTTGATCCTTCAGTCTTGGCAAGAGTGTGAAACGGCCTGCCCTCTTCGCACGGACCGGTTGCTCCCTTGGTATTGTAATCCGCGATCTTGAGAACTGTGATTTCGCTTGCGTCCAGCACTTGGACTGCGTGCTGGAAGAATCCCTTTTCTTTCTCATTGCGCGGACGATCCGCCTTTTCCAAGCAGACAGTGGCCGCCGCCCGGAACTCTTCGATCGATGGAAACTCTGAAGCTTTGATCGACAGAACATCGAATGTGATGCGCACCGGCTTGTCGGCGTCGAGCCTCGCATCCCGGCTGTTCTGGCCCATTTCGCGCGCCACTGCTGCGAAAGGCCGATCCTTAAAGAATTCGATTCCCGACTCGCTCAGACCCTCCGAGTCGCCCCCGGTGTTTTCAAGAAATTCCAACCCGATTTTAGTCATCAGAGTTTGAAACCTTCCTCTTTGCTTGAGTTTTCCCCCCCAAACCGAGCCTTCGCTGCATCCAACTCCTTTTGCAGCGCCCGGAAAATCTTCCTGATGTCCTCATCAGTGTAAGCGTAGGCGCTACGATTGGAGAGATTTCCAATCAACTGGATATCTTTGACAGTACGATTTACTCGGGCCTCAGCTAGCTCGACAAATTTTGCTCGTTTATCACGCATAATTGGATCAACCCATGATACATTTTTAATATGTTATGATTTATAGACATTATATTACAAACAAACTGCGGTAAAGGGGGATATTTGTAAGATTAGCCGCGATATTATCTCTTTGATTCAACGAGGAATATTATCATTATCAACAGATTATGGATGTACTGACCTCAGAGCAGCGCCGCCAAAATATGCAGGCGATCCGGGCCAAAGACACCGGAATTGAAAAGACGATTCGTCGCATTGTCTGGCGGCTCGGCTATCGCTACCGGCTAAACTCAAAAAGCGTCATTGGGCGACCCGACCTCGCCTTTATCTCACGGCGTAAGGCAATTTTTGTACATGGCTGCTTCTGGCACAGACATCCAGGATGCCGCCTGACAACCACGCCGAAAACCAATCCGGAAAAATGGCAGAAGAAATTCACGGCAAACATCGCCCGCGACACATTGGTGCAGCAGAAACTGCAGGAAGCGGGCTGGAAGTCTCTGGTGATCTGGGAGTGCGAAATTAAAGATCGGGCAGCCCTGACGGAACGCCTGCAGGCCTTTCTGTCAGAAAGCTGATTTCAGGAAGCCGGCGATCCGCTCGGCGATCTGCTTCGCCAGATACGACGGAACAGCATTGCCAACCTGGTGATATTGCTGGGTGCGGTTACCGCAGAAAAAATAGTTGTCTGGAAATGTCTGGAGGCGTGCCGCCTCGCGCACGGTCAGGCTGCGGCACTGAACGGGGTCGTAGTGGATATAATAATGCCCGTCCTTGGCAATATGCGACGTGATGGTTGAGGACGGCTGCCGCCCAATGCCCTGTACCTTGAAGCGATCGGCAAAGCCTGATGCCTCAAGCTGCCCATTCTTATTCACAACGACATTGCGATGGGCCGGACGCAGTTCGCCGCTCGGCCAGTCACTCAGCTTTGGCGAGCGCTCATGCTTTTCGGCATAAGCGGCACAGAACAGATACCGCGCGAGGTCGCTGGACATATGTCCGCGGGCCTGATGCTGCAGAATGCCGTTCAGTTCTGGATCATGCAGCCAAGCCTGCAATGCTTCGGCATCTTTGATCTTCTTAGGCGAGCGGGCGTACCACTGAGATCCGGAATTTCTCGTCGCAGCAAGACCTGCAATATCCTTGACCCAGTTCGCGATACCCAACCCGTATCCCGCACCCGTGAGTCTTTCGGCGGCCTGCTCTCTGATCGCCTGCACCCATACAGCGGCGTCATCCAGTCCTTTCGACAGATGGCTGCGCAGCGACGGCATCGCTTCCAGCACTGCACGCGCTGATGTTGGCGCGGCCATTTTCTTGAGTGGTTTAATCTCACCAGTGAGATCGGCACGGATGCCAACAATAATGACGCGATGGCGAGCCTGAGGAACACCGTAAACTTCGCTGCGAAGCACAAAGTCTCGAATGGATTTCTCTGCAAACATGTCTGATTGACCAAGCGAGACAATTTGTTCCGCCGATAGTGAAATGAGCCGATAGCGGGCGTTTTTCCCCTTGAGCCAGGGCCGCACTTCCAGGTGGGGGTTATCGCTGACCGCTTTTGAAGGATTCTGCAGATCACGCAGTATCAGCTCTGAAACACTGCCTGCTGCCGCATCGGCCCCGGTCCGCGCGGAAGCCAGGCCCTTCACATTCTCCATAACGAAAACGGCAGGCTCGTGAACTGCGAGTATCTCAAGATACTCGCGGTACAGGCCGTGCTTTTCATCCTGATAGAATTCTTCTTCGCGCTGTTTCTTCAGCTCTGCTGCATTTTTCCTGGTATCGCCAATGCCGAGACGGCGCGCACGCCCAACCAGCGAATACGCCTGACATGGCGGACCGCCAATCAGCACAAAGTTTTCTCCACCAATCGCGCTTTTTATTTTGCTGTGCAGTTCATTGCGTCGATTGTTGTCACCCAGCCTGATATTCAGAACCCTGGCTGCAGCTTTTGCCCACAGTTCAGGAAACTGTCTGGCGAGCGTGCCGTCGGGGTTCGGGTGCTTCACCGCCTCGTAATAGGCTTCCCTGGCTTTACCGGTGGCGAGGTGGAAGAATTTCCGGAGCCGCAGGGTGTGACAGGCGGTTTCGTCCATTTCGCAGGACAGCCGGACGTCAAACTTCACAGCACCGTGGGCGCCGGTGAAGCCTTCCCCCAGTCCGCCCGGACCGGCAAAAATGTCAATGACCGGTATTGTTTTCGTCATTCGCTCGCGCTCAGCATGTCGCGGGAAGTTATCTTTTAAATTCAAAGCGGAAGCAAATACTGCACAGGATGGGGGCGGTGATATTTACAAATCAGAGAATATGATGTACCATATTTGTTCCTGTCTGTCTCGTCCTGTTTTTTGATCATCCTGAATATGTCTCGCATACAGTCGTAACCACTCGACTGGTGTCAGAATTTGTCAGCAATCCCGGAAATCTGGCAGGATCGGTTCGGTCCCGGACAGACCTGACTCGAACGCGCACGAACCGCATCGAGCACCAAACGAACCCGCACGAACGCCCGCGAACCGCCACGAACACACACGAACCTGACCGGGCAGCCGGCGGCTCCCCTGGATATCCCTGTCGTGAAGTGTCAGCAGTCAGTGGGGCGGGCGACGCCTGCCGGCATCACTCCATCGCCAGAATCGTATTCCTGACGATCGGATAAATCTGCTTGGCCCAGCGCTTGCCGCTGAACACGCCGTAATGGCCGACGCCGGCCTGCAGATGGTGGCGCTTCATATAGGGCTTGATGCCGGTGCACAGGTCATGCGCCGCCATGGTCTGGCCGATGGCGCAGATGTCGTCGCGCTCGCCTTCCACGGTGAGCAGCGCGGTCTTGCGGATCGCCTTGGGGTTCACCGGCTTGCCGTGATGCGTCAGTTCGCCCTTGGCCAGGCGATATTCCTGGAACACCCACTGCACGGTCTCGAGATAGAAATCGGCATCGAGATCGAGCACGGCAAAATATTCGTCGTAGAAATCCTTGGTCTTGGTCGCCTGCTCGACATCGCCCTTCCACAGATTCTGGAACAGCTCGGCATGCGCCTTCACATGGCGGTCCATGTTCATGCTCATGA includes:
- a CDS encoding sulfate ABC transporter substrate-binding protein is translated as MKKIVSLATAALLFAAPVMAQDKAPAEILNVSYDIGRELFAQVNPVFAAEWKARTGQGIEIKQSHAGTSRQARSIMEGLQADVVTFNQFTDVQVLADKNFVAKDWQKKFPNNASPYYSLPAFLVRKGNPKNVKDWSDLVRADVKSVFPNPKTSGNARYTYLAAYAFALEQNKGDQAKAKDFVKKMLANVPVFDTGGRGSTTTFVEREIGDVLITFEAETNGIRREYGDKGFDLVTPSLSVLAEFPVAVVDRVATKRGSQQVAQAYLTFLYSEAGQDILAKNFNRVHHPKVQDRYKAQFPSLKLVTVEDVFGGWEKATKDHFAEGGILDQVFVNR
- a CDS encoding sulfate/molybdate ABC transporter ATP-binding protein, coding for MTIDIQDIHKQFGKVPVLRGIDLKVAEGELIALLGASGSGKTTLLRILAGLDWPNTGAVEVDGTDWLSLEAQRRGVGFVFQHYALFQHMSVFENIAFGLRVQPKDIRPAEAEIRSRVNELIGLVQIEGLGGRYPAQLSGGQRQRVALARALAIRPKVLLLDEPFGALDARIRKDLRRWLRGLHEQLGMTTIFVTHDQEEAFELADRVVLMGEGRIEQVGTPDEIYEHPASPFVARFLGGVNELPAELHNGRLVLPHADTSAVERVAAGDGAVTLFVRPHEIDLVADAASGARISDIASNGPSFRFDIALPGLDKPVEVELTREAVRGRTLRRGDAVRLKILRGRIFEPAHRPAAAATAKRAASA
- a CDS encoding DUF6339 family protein is translated as MTGQIKYLSDKALVELRASITSNLGCYKGAGFRDSAENASWDITLGVEFDNDLLKTLDKNKPQSVAAIDLENSKIVGKALAGLTPAMANEERIWVHLSHVEAFEYSKARWLDGEADEKLPIAISKHMFASTQTGIRDDHALSRLWWNYHIAKTCMPNDVEGALSLILKTLDIRSNFVERIWMTSRQGIATSVLKAMRDQSWIIGHQDNFREFMKAINKFGGGIVFEALDEEEVDSFVDDCVSHAKKKRAA
- a CDS encoding very short patch repair endonuclease, with the protein product MDVLTSEQRRQNMQAIRAKDTGIEKTIRRIVWRLGYRYRLNSKSVIGRPDLAFISRRKAIFVHGCFWHRHPGCRLTTTPKTNPEKWQKKFTANIARDTLVQQKLQEAGWKSLVIWECEIKDRAALTERLQAFLSES
- a CDS encoding DNA cytosine methyltransferase, yielding MTKTIPVIDIFAGPGGLGEGFTGAHGAVKFDVRLSCEMDETACHTLRLRKFFHLATGKAREAYYEAVKHPNPDGTLARQFPELWAKAAARVLNIRLGDNNRRNELHSKIKSAIGGENFVLIGGPPCQAYSLVGRARRLGIGDTRKNAAELKKQREEEFYQDEKHGLYREYLEILAVHEPAVFVMENVKGLASARTGADAAAGSVSELILRDLQNPSKAVSDNPHLEVRPWLKGKNARYRLISLSAEQIVSLGQSDMFAEKSIRDFVLRSEVYGVPQARHRVIIVGIRADLTGEIKPLKKMAAPTSARAVLEAMPSLRSHLSKGLDDAAVWVQAIREQAAERLTGAGYGLGIANWVKDIAGLAATRNSGSQWYARSPKKIKDAEALQAWLHDPELNGILQHQARGHMSSDLARYLFCAAYAEKHERSPKLSDWPSGELRPAHRNVVVNKNGQLEASGFADRFKVQGIGRQPSSTITSHIAKDGHYYIHYDPVQCRSLTVREAARLQTFPDNYFFCGNRTQQYHQVGNAVPSYLAKQIAERIAGFLKSAF